Within the Channa argus isolate prfri chromosome 12, Channa argus male v1.0, whole genome shotgun sequence genome, the region gaaaggaccaaatatatatatatatatatatatatatatatatatatatatatatatatatatatatatatatatatatcatagatttaaaactgtaattattaCAGGAGAATTTATTACACTTCCTACAATATCACTTTTCATAACATGAATGTTTTACCAGACCCAACTGTATGACCTATATGAAGTTGAGTTATGGCAACTAGATTACTTTCTTGTTATTtcaaagcagcttcttcagacCGAAGATGATTGGACCCAACTTCCAGGCATTTCCTTCAGTTCTTTCTACCCAACAGTACCACCTATTGATCAGTATGAGTACATTTATAAACTAAATTAGAATTATTAGGTgttcttgattaaaaaaaaaaaaaaactaaaaaacaatacTTAAAAGTAGCAGAGAAGCCACAGCCCCCCACCCTTCTCATTTCAAAGAGCAGAAAAACTACGCTATGTTAAAACCTCCCTGaatgtttattcattcaaaGCTTATTTTGGGAATAATGTATCCCCCTCCTCTAACAATAAGTTATAGTTTCCACTATAACAACCTGCAGATTCTCATTATACAAGCTTGTTTATATCCTTAATCAATTGATTTAAATGTCATACGCTGCCATAAATTCAATACATTAGTAGCTTATATCCTCTGTATGCTATTACTAAAACAAAGCATCATGTTTAGTTCTTTCCATTTATTTAGCCTATATTCCTTCCAGCTTGTCCTTTTATGAGGGGACGAGTTCTGTTTCAGGTTTTCTCCAGACTCTGGTAGAAGCCATTATCTCTACGGTGCTGTTGGACCGGCATGTTTCTCCTGGTGCTGCTGACTTTCTCCAGGTCGATCTTCACCAACATTACGCCCGGTTTCTCCCCTCCACAGTCACCCAGCACTTCACCCCAGGGGTCCACCACCAGGGCGTGGCCATATGAGGAGCGCTTCTTGTGGTGTCGACCGACCTGTGCAGCAGCCAGAACAAAGCACTGGGTTTCAATTGCCCGTGCACGAAGTAATACCTGggaataaatgcattaaaagtGCATTCTCAGTGTTATTATTCCACACTGTAATCCAGTCATAACTAGTCTgaatattcaaataaatatgtttcattCATCCTACCTCCCAGTGAGCAGCTCCTGTTGCTACAGTAAAGGCTGATGGGTACGTCAGGATCTCAGCCCCATGCCTTTGCAAAGCTACTGATAATTCAGGAAACCTTAGATCATAGCAGATGCCCAAACCcacctgtggcaatgatataaaaatgcttaaaacaaAGTCACAGAGCACATTTAGACCTTAATGTTAAACTACAGTTGGGAAGGCAAAAGTACATGTAAACATTGCAGGTTATTGCTGGTTATTATGTCATAACATGATACCTTGCCAATGGGAGTTTGGACCGGAGACACAAGAGTGGGTCCGGGGATGGTGAAGCCACTTTCCTTAAGGGATACACCTTTTTCTGGCAGTTCCACATCGAACAAATGGGATTTCCTGTAGACTGAAACGATGTCACCTGTGGGTGTGATGACAATGTTTCAGTGAGCATTTGTGCACCAAAAGGAACGATCAATTTGAAAACATGAAACTAAGCATTATATAAGCCCTTGGATTTGTCTGAATTcttttccctttgtttaaagAGTGGAGAAAGTAGAGCGAGTTTCCTGAATAGGAAGTACCTTTATCATTAATTATGATGTGACTGTTGTAGATGCGTCTGTCAGTCTCCCAGTCAGGTCCTCTTTCATGAAATCCTCCGAGAGACAGCCACACCTCCAACTTTCTGGAAGAAGGAGAGGTTAAACTAACCTCACAGATCTGCACAGATAATAAACAATGGATGATTTTTATGTATCCTCCTCCTAAATGTCAGCAACATTCTACTTATAAACGCTTGACTATTAGAGCAAGAAACAATTCAGTATAGGAGGTTAAATTCTATGCATCAACAAGGTTtgtgaaagtaaaaatgtttcttggAACAGAATTTGTTTGTCTACCTGGCTAGTTGAGTGTATCTTGACACTGTGTCTCCTGCCAGGCTCTCAGACAGTGACAGTGTCTCCTCACGACTCGATCCGATGAAGTCAAACCCTTCAGGCAGAAAAACCATGCTGGCTCCCTGCTCCTTGGCGTCCTCCACGAGCTGTTTGCAAGCAGAGAAGTTGGCCTCTTTGTCTGGAGTGGCTGTCACCTGACACAGTGCAGCCACCGGGTGAGGTACAGTGCACATCCTGCACGGAGACAACCTTGTTATTCATTGCACAGAAGATGTAACATTAACCATGGCTTATATTAGCTACTCTAGTTTTACTGATAAACACTGAACAACTGTGGAGCCACTTAAAATAGTACCTTTACAGGGGTAGATGGATATTTTCAATTTGAGAAGAAATTCCAATGCACATTTACGTTGAGCTTGACGTTGAACAGTGTTACCTTGTCAGAATAAACATACCTTATCTGTTGTctgcagacaggaagagaaatcCAACACTTTGCAGATGATCCCAAAATGCACCTGATGTTGAACATTGGTCTAAGGGTTGACCACACAGCCTGTCACCTTCCCTGTTTAGTCCATGTTAGCGTTATATTAACGTTTAGCCCCGTGTTCAGCTCAGTCCTTTGCAAACAGGAAGTCTTCAGGCTCCACTCTTCTTTGCTGCTTCGTTTCAGCTGTAAGAAAccatcataaacacacattaccACCTCCTGGTGGAGAGTTGTAATTTTAGCTTTTACCTAGCGaggaaaaatgttgctgtaGGGGAAATTGTTTGCCAAATAGTGGATTTTTGGATTTTCCCTTCCAGCCTCGCAATGTGACCCGctcgttgatttggcatgtgtttttacgccggatgcaaGTCTTGcgaaaaatatttgttatgtttttattcaagcTCCCTACTATAATAtgagagcagttttttttttaaatatatgataGCAAGCAGACTgagttatttattcatttgtctgTGGCGCTGTGAACATGTTTTGGTGCTTACAGAAATAGGAAGGAAAAAGTAATGCCgattaatcaaaataaatattatatttatacatacgCGGATTTTATTCTTAAAACGATATCGTTTGTctttataaatgaaataaaagcaacaatatATCACTCATAGTGTAGATTGCATTTTCCACACAGGTGATCACACGAGGCAGCTTTGCACATCCTGCTCGGGGTCCTTCTCAGTAACACCCTTCCAAGATGGcagccaacagcagcagcacggGTAGCAAGTCCAGTAACAGCGCTGGTGGGAAACAGTCCGGTCCTTCGGCCGAACAGGTACTCTCACTTATATCTCGGTCCAATTCATTCTGTACAGTCCTTATCGCATTTGCTCAGCCGTGTCAGGTGAAGCCAATGCCGCTAATCGTACTCTCAGCTAGCCAAAGCCAAGGTTAGCATATACCCCCGCTATCACCCGGCTAAGATTCTTttcacaaagcgacacatcaggATCACCCCAAGGGACAGCGTTTTGGGcgtttatctacattttacaacACATTGTCCTTGGTTTGTTGTTCTGACAAGGGATTAGTTGTATTTTAGGTAGCATAGTCCCCTAATGGGATGGTGTGGGTCTCCACCCAACAGCAGTAGTAGAAGCTATTTTTTAACATCGTGGTGTAGACAGTTCAGACATTTGGCGAAGTTCATCCTCTGAAGCAAGAAAACTAATCTCCACCAGATTTGTTGTGCATTACgtgcaaaaatgtttctgatgaCGCACAATTGTTTTCTTTATCACACGATCGGCATTTCAAGCGTATTCTACTAGCTGAATTTcatatacataaatgtaaattgtatCAAAAATCCTCAGCTCTTAGTTTTGTCCAAGTAGCTCCAACAGTACAGTCAATGTACTACTCAGATAATACAAAGGccaataaaactataaaattctgtataattaaaagaaaaaaaaaattattcctCCCCTACCACTATTCTGTtgatttttatatatgtatatatatatacacatactgtaaatcaaaATCTCTGTAAACTTCGTTAATAACTATACATTTTGGTTCACAGAGAAATCACAGAGGGAAGTTAGGGACCATCTCCAAACAgggttaataaatgtttttctcattaccCTCATTTCTCCCTTTCTTTGTGGTGTTTCCTTCATATTTCAAACCAACTTCATAATCATTTGAGTCTACTCATTACATACAGATGATttggttttggaataaaatcaTGTAACATGCACCAACCTTCAGATTTCTATTAAATGGCTCGCAACGTGGCCTGTTGCACCCTATTTTTAGACAATAGCGGTGTAATAAAGAGTGCCaaaggactaaatgtaaataaagacataaGTACGATCTAAGGTCACTTTTGAGATTTAATGCAGTTGCTTTCTAGATATTTTAGATCAACTTTAAACTTATCTGAGTATATGCACGTCCTATTTTtcatgtatgtttattttatttatttttttggataGAAACATGCAATATGTACTAATAAGGTGTTACAGAGTTTTATTCCAATAGCTTCCTTAAATTTTGTCGGACACACTTAAAGCCACTTTTATTGATGTTTGGGGCTCCTCCCGCTGCATGCAAGATCTCTAGAATTTGATGTATTATAAATGTAGGATATATtagcaaatggaaaaaaaaaacaggctggtCCGAGAGAGTTCCGAGACAGAATCCTATAATTAACTGCAATGGTGAGAAAGTCTTAATCAAAATCTAGAGGTTGTGCATGCAGCAGGAGGGGGCCCAGATGTCAATAAAAGTGGCTTGGGTTTGGGCTCAAAAATTAGGAAGCTATTTAGGGACAAAATGCTGCAACACCTTATAAGTGCATGTTACATGATTTTATTGCACAAGCAAATCATCTGTATGTAATGAGTAGACGCAATGATTATGAAGTTggtttgaaatatttagttaacaacacaatgaaaaaacaaccttCATTAACCCTGGTGCCATGCTGCATGCACTTTGCACATTGTCTCTAACTTTAGTCTGTCAATTTCCTGTGAACCATCGGCTGTCACAAACCTTTTGAAATAACAACACTGaaaatgatgataatgatgattatTGTCCGTAATGCACAACAAATCTAGTAAAGTCTAGTTTTCTCCCTTGAAATATATTGAGGATGAACTTTAACACaccacagtatttttaaaaccgAAGACCACTTAGTCCTTCTTTTACTAATGTAAGAAACACGAAGGCATAACTTATTTCATTTATCTTAAGTAAATCAGTAACATTAATATCACTATTTAATAATGCTTATTGAAAAGGTACATATAAGAACTTACCGCCAAAATGTACTGAAGGTTGCACTGCCACTAACCATTAACATTCTACGTTtctggttttaaaaaatgcctGTCACAGTTTAACATGGTTCAAACTGAGACATTCAGACAGGATATttacaaggagaaaaaaaaattaaagcttgGAACTGGTGACAATATATACTTTTTCCAGTAATGTAATCACATTTTATCAGTTAccagaaataacacaaaataatctttaaccaactgatttattaataaattgtttCAGCTGTAATCAAAAGTAACAAAGGTAGAGGTGCAACAAGAAGTCAAGATGATCACTGTTGAGATTACTTTACAATTCTTTTGTGATAATTGGTTTATCATTTCAATATGATATTGAAACTGTTGGCTGGATGAAATGTTTACCAATGTGACCTAGTGTTGTGGGATGGGTGTTACTGTTTTCTGAATTGTTTGCAGGTTACTCAGTAATGAAAATAGTTGCTTGAGCCctaataaaaa harbors:
- the nit1 gene encoding deaminated glutathione amidase isoform X2, whose product is MFNIRCILGSSAKCWISLPVCRQQIRMCTVPHPVAALCQVTATPDKEANFSACKQLVEDAKEQGASMVFLPEGFDFIGSSREETLSLSESLAGDTVSRYTQLARKLEVWLSLGGFHERGPDWETDRRIYNSHIIINDKGDIVSVYRKSHLFDVELPEKGVSLKESGFTIPGPTLVSPVQTPIGKVGLGICYDLRFPELSVALQRHGAEILTYPSAFTVATGAAHWEVGRHHKKRSSYGHALVVDPWGEVLGDCGGEKPGVMLVKIDLEKVSSTRRNMPVQQHRRDNGFYQSLEKT
- the nit1 gene encoding deaminated glutathione amidase isoform X1, encoding MFNIRCILGSSAKCWISLPVCRQQIRMCTVPHPVAALCQVTATPDKEANFSACKQLVEDAKEQGASMVFLPEGFDFIGSSREETLSLSESLAGDTVSRYTQLARKLEVWLSLGGFHERGPDWETDRRIYNSHIIINDKGDIVSVYRKSHLFDVELPEKGVSLKESGFTIPGPTLVSPVQTPIGKVGLGICYDLRFPELSVALQRHGAEILTYPSAFTVATGAAHWEVLLRARAIETQCFVLAAAQVGRHHKKRSSYGHALVVDPWGEVLGDCGGEKPGVMLVKIDLEKVSSTRRNMPVQQHRRDNGFYQSLEKT